The genomic window TACCTATAAGAATCATATGTATAGCTCATTCTTGAGTATCAAAACCATTATCACAGGCCAACACAAGTCACTCATTTTGAAACCCCAAACTAATCCTCTTCAAACACTAAcaattcttcatcaaaatcaaatcaaattctcTAATTCGGTCAAATTAGTAATAAAaatatcgaaaaaaaaaaaaccagaagaACCACTCACATTAAGCCTACGCTAATAATCAAATTGATAACTAAAAATTGAGAAAAAGCccaaaaacatgaaaaattagCCGAAAGTTAACAAAAATGGTGTAAATAGAGATATAGATAGAAGGAGCAGAAATATCCTCACCAGGATCGCACTGCGAGAAAAGTTCTTCCACATCTACAACCACATAAAACACAAACAGAACCAGATTAGAACCAAAAaacccataaacactaaaatcaaaaaaaaaatcaaaattaattagGAAATGAAGATTATTAACCAAAAGTAAAAGCTTTAATCTTTAATCATGGAATTCAAAGTCATCAACCTTCATTATCTGCAACAGGACCTATTCTTCCATCTGCATTTTTGAAAATCAACAAACATCCTTTCGAATTTGATTCAGCAAGAGCACACTATTTTCAATCATAAAAAAATAACATGAGACATTCACACCCATCCAAACAATCGAcccctaaaaattgaaaaatcaaaaccctaaccctcaaattaaaatacaagagaaaaccaaaataaaaaaacttacCATGTTTCATATTCCTTAAAATAAGATACTGCGAATCTCTAATCAACAATAACACTTTCATACTCACTGGTCTCAGATTGTTTCAGATTCAACCCAATGTATTCTTCTATTTCCTGATTAACCACCTTCACTTCTATTTCTAATAGAATAGAAAACCAAATTCTAGTATGCTTGATTATCAAACCCTAAGAGAAATGAGTTAGAGAAGGGTTTGAGGTGCGGCTGTGAGAGGATGAAAGAGAAATAAGTTTTGTTTGCTTTTGATAGGGAAGAGAAGATAAGAAATGGGAAGAGATACGGGTGAGGTGCAGGTCAAAGAAGAAATAGGTTTAGCTTAATCCAGCCGTTCACTTTGGTTTGATTAATCGTGACCACCAAAAGGATGGGGcccagaaaatcaaaactataGAATAATCTAGGATTGTAGGTCACAGTGTGGGTTAAAGAatgaggaagaaaataataataaaaaatcttATACAATGATTGTTATTGACGCTCCTAGTTGTGCTCCGCATTTTTATTAGATCTATGACCGTCTTGACTGGTCCACGGTCAATTGACCGCCACTGAGGGTCGGGGATGTGAGTCATAAAACACCCCTTTCCATTAGtgtcatatcacacaactacgataaaagtagtatcggtctggcttcacaatcccaatgaagtctttaagtagttaatcTAGTTtagagaaaaaaccaaaggttaaaggagaaacgactctaacaagcaaactagtatcacacgagaggtgtggggattagttttgcacagatgctagagttcctcttatatagtctttcaactcagggttcgcaatcaatgttagcttagtaacaaagcattcaatattcactgttagatgagaaCCCGATTTATATTctagataatatttctcaaacgttagatcaaaaacttagcttgttacacacaaattaaatgtacgcttctaggtttgtgtaaccgtacccaaacgtgtacattagttggttcaacaatagttaaccaaatggttagccatatgagcatttcatatcaaccatgttattcttcaccataactagttcaattgattcaaatgaactagttagagatttgttcaattgcaaggaaatctcatgtactacataagacacaattgaagcaaagatgatttgattcgcttgaatcggttcatgaactttatagtcacggtttgcatgctgcattccttagtctttataagtatcAGTTCACGATCATCATCTttatatataacctactcaagttcgcgtattgggttcgcggacttaagttcccggacggagtacacaaactcaagcataaattctcgggtttgagaacttcgccagttcgcggacttagctcacgcacctATTCCGgctctcttgatcaataaagttcgcaaactttggttcaaggaataaggacttgtacataaatgtgtttccacaacaatgctcatgCCACTAttagttatataatataaactctcattccaatcactgaaacattcttagaggacgttatatagttgttacaccatttctcgtcaaagcaattttcaaagtgattgaaacatattatgactttcgtcactaggtaaagatgaacttggttgaagcgaaagcttaccaacacatatttcgagatatagataggcgagatatactcggctcgaaataccaaatgtgtataatcaaagtctatacagcaaaacgacttttgtctcaaagagtaggagatagagtagatatacttttgagtgatagataatttcaagtctccacatacctttttgttgatgaagttccaccagtttcttgagtagttctttgtcttgtatgatgaatcgtcatggagttcttgagctcaactacactttctatcctaatccgagacttagatataatagactagaaatcaagacttatagttttgatcactaacattaacaaacatgcttgagatagcaacgcatgcgagttcgaccgagcaatgctctaacagttctgTGTGTTAAAATACTTAGCCGGTGCTTTGGTTGAGTGTGAGAGGAGAAGTGGGTTTGTTGTGTTTGTGAAATCATCGCAGTCAGCTCAGTTGGGAGGCGAGAGTTAGATGAGCCATTGATTCATGGTTGTGTACTAGAATGAGATTGTTAGCAGCAGGTGTTTCCGGTGCTGAGTTAGATTTTGTTGTAGCCGAGAGAGCCGCACAACTGGGAAGTGGTTAGGAGTTCAGTAGTCGGACTTTGGCACTGGCTGGAGTACTGAAGATGGTGCCTGGATTGGGCCTGGCAACTATCAGTTGGGTCCAGTTTAGCTTTTCTACAGAGCCTATTTATACTTTGGTGAACAGAAAATCGAGATACGTCATCGACAGGGgagaaactagggtttggtgtttTACTATTTTGTTTTCTCCATGATTTTCTAAACcattgttagggtgaaaggatgaacttgtaggttgaTTTGCTTGTGTTTTCGAACAAGGGTTTCTACCATTTTAACATAATGTTAAAGTTTTGTCTCTCTATAAATGTTTTATCTTCAAATTATAATTTTTCATGTtatatgccatgtatagtccgtTGTTAGGTTGTTAGAGAAaaactcattgaaccttgataatAATTTTCTTATGAGCATTCTCTCACTTTGTATGCCATGTATACCTAGTCGTTAGAAGTTCTACTTTAGGCTGAGAACAAATATATCTTTTTGTGAATTCTTGTCTATGAATCTTAAATGCCATATCTTCCATGTATGAGTTGTTAGATTTGCCACTATACATGAAGTTTTCTTATAACACCCAAAGCTCCGGCCATTTTTCAACCAATTCAAGGTATAGCAAGCCTAATTCACCTTCGCATTCTACTAGTTTCTTCTCAACACCCCAGCCACCTGCATCTTCTAGTTTTTCATTTGGTTGTGAAATGGTCCTCCAACTTCCTCCATAAATATTGGTATCTAGTGTCGTAATGTGCCTGTCATATGATGGCAAGTGAATGGCTACATGTATGAGAACCCCAAGATCAGTCGCCGATCCAAGAAAAGAAGAAGGTTTGACTTGATCATCGTCGCTAACAACAATTATGTCGTCAAGCATTATCCATTCCCAGATTTCTGAGTTGAATATCTCACAGTGATACACAAGATAACCATGAGAAGTGGAGAAGCGAATTATTTTATAATGCATCGGGTTGCTAGACTTTCTAACAACAACGGCGGTCTTCAGAGTTCGATGTTGATTTGTCTTAGGGTTTGGAATCTTTCGGGATTTTCCCGTGGATGGCTTGCAAATGTAGTATGAAGGTCTTGGAGTTTTTCGGTATGATATTCGTACTAAAACCATGCCGACTAAGAGATATCCATGCTAATGCAATGCCGACTTTCTATTTCCGGCATTGAAGTTTAGCTATCGAGCACGCCTGTGTATACTGCCGGCATTGTGTTATCGTGAACGAATCAATGCTAAAAAGTGTTATAAATTGGCAGGATTTaagtttttttctttgttcttccgACACTGATTTTTTTTCCGAGCATGCCGACACTAATGTACCGGCACTGTAATAAAAATGCCGACACGTCTTCTTTAGGCATTGCTTTTATTTATACAGTCCCAATATTATGATGAAATTATCTATGGGTCACTCGCTACTGCAACAACTCACTTCTACCAAACAGAACTTGCTAACAAACAATTGAAAATGGCCCGTAGATTACCAGTATCGTAAACCCATATCACCAACAGTTAGGAAGCAAACTTTGGATGAAAATTCTCTTTGAAGTAGCAGCGATGACATAATCAACTTATCTAACTTGAGATAGTCAGTACCATTAACAACAAACTCTTAGGTCTTGTAATCaaactccgataggcaagatataaaaagcaaACTGTCAAGAGACCAATCCAGCCACCGTACTCACAGCTCACAACAATATCATAACTTCACACAAACACCTTGCTGATCAAATGATTAGCTTGCATCTTACCAACCAGCCTCTCAATCTCAATCTTCGGCTGTAGATGTTCCAGATAATAAAaaatttacagaaaaaaaaactcaagaaATAACTGACAAATCCAGAAATGGATACGTAAAAACCCATTATAGCTTTCCTTAACGACCTCCTTGGTAGTATTGAAACACAATAACACCAAAATTCATCCTTTTCCATTGATTTTATGTGTTTGAATTAACTGTTGCAGCAGTTTGTGCCGGCACGGCCTTCATCGTGGCGACAGTACCGGCGGTTtgacggcatggtcttcatcatggCAACAGTACCGGCTGTTTcagtcggcatggtcttcatcatggCGACAGTGCCGATTTGTCTTCCAAATTTAAATCGAATTATATAGATTAATGAAAATTATAAATAAATCAATGGGGATGGATAACACTttagtctatgttaattttaggTTCTTGATTTAGATTTTATCTTTTATACTTTTTTCTAAAACCTAACATTAGCTGGCGTAGAAGAGGAACGAGTAGAGAAGAGAAGGGATTTGTGACagtgatttttgtttttatttaggtGGAAGGATATGATAAtcattttcttaggtttttaaAGGCTAGTTTAGTACTTTTGCCTCTTAAAAACACACCTTAGCAAGATTCAAAGGATAGAAATAGTATTTCATAGCCATTAAAATGAATATCCCTCAATTGCAAGCCCACATCCATGTATTTTTAATGACAAaaattgtgattttttttatttacaacACACTAGTTCGGCTAACAAGTTATCATCCAAATTTTACTCTCTGACCCCAAACTTGGGTTTGGCTagttagagaaaaaaaaaagaacaaccaAACTTAGTAATTTTCTTCGTGAAGTGAAGTTCGACTATCATTTTCGTGTTTAATTATTAGCCAAACTATTATTCATTAGTATCTTCGGGATTAAAAAAAGAATTAGCAGTTCGGCTAATAATTGTTTTCGTTTATCAACCGAACTTCGCTCTGTAACTGTCAAAAAATTTCAGTTCTTTTAATTTATACCTAATCtatcaattaaacacaaaaacaagACAAGGGTTGGTAGGAAATACTTTATATTGTATTTCTTTGTAACTAGGATTTGATTCTTGCTATACCTCTCTCAATTCACTTCCTGCTTCaactcctttttcttcttctctgattcgcGGATTAGAAAAGCATCAGAACCACTACATTTAATCGAAAACGATAATAATTGAAATTGGATTAGCGATCCGGTAGTGTAAGGATGAGAGAgggtaagaaaaaaaattagaaaataaataaattaacataaaattggttaaaaagaccaaaatcaacaattcctggatgaaaaagacatttagattttgatactgtttaaatggacaaaaatgtaaaaatagtcaggatataaaccgtttcatcctacccatttttaaatactttttcttatttttaatttacatcaggatgcatccagtttcatccttgctattttttaagtttaagccaggatgaatccagtttcatccttgctacttttttggtgtccattttacccataataatttttactcgtccatttaaaccatgttttcAAAATATTTGGAGAAATGATTCATTTTCCGATAAATAAATAATTCAATAAATAAGTATGTCTCAAAAAGTTTAAGAGGTTTGAAAACAGACTTCTTGATTTTAGCAATTTGTGAAAGAGACATCGATTAAAGACAGATTTTTGCttctcctcaaatattccacgcCCACTACTATATTATCTTTTTCATTTAGATCCAATCACCCCCGATAACGCAATCGCACTTTGCTTAATTTATTCATCTCTCAAAGGCTCACGAAAAACGATAATCACCCCAGTTCAAATTTCACCACCCTCCACCATCGCAACCCAGTTTGTCTTTTTGTCAGGGTGGTGGAATATTGGTTGGCATCCACCATGCATATTCATTCTGCAAACTGAAACTTTCATACTATCAACAGAGTTAATGATGAAAATAACTCTTTTAGTATTCTTGGTGATTTCATTTGTATTATTACTCTTCCTATCAAGATGGACTACAAATCCATTGCTAAGCATTACTACTCATAGTCTTACTGCCCCAGAGTGCTCCGAATGTCCTAAAACGACGGCGACGGACATTGTTGGCGAGGGTCTTTATGATACCAACATTTCTCATATACTTTTTGGTATAGGAGGTTCAACAAAGACATGGGCATCTCGAAAACATCATACAAAGTTATGGTGGAAACCAAACGTAACTCGTGGATTTGTGTGGTTAGATGAAAAGCCGAACAAAGAATGGCCAAATGATTCGCCTCCGTATCGGGTTTCTCACGGTACGGGCAGATTCAAGTACGGTTCTAGGACGTCGAATCGAATAGCTAGAATTGTGTTGGAGAGTTACAGATTAAAGATGAAGAATGTGAGATGGTTTGTCATGTGCGATGATGATACTGTTTTTTTCACTGAAAATTTAGTCACGGTGTTAGCGAAGTACGACCACAATCAAATGTATTATATCGGTGGGAATTCAGAGAGTGTTGAACAAGATATGATGCATACTTATGGCTTAGGCTTTGGTGGTGCTGGTTTTGCTATCAGTTATCCTTTGGTGTTGCAGCTAG from Papaver somniferum cultivar HN1 unplaced genomic scaffold, ASM357369v1 unplaced-scaffold_19, whole genome shotgun sequence includes these protein-coding regions:
- the LOC113338518 gene encoding uncharacterized protein LOC113338518, which translates into the protein MVLVRISYRKTPRPSYYICKPSTGKSRKIPNPKTNQHRTLKTAVVVRKSSNPMHYKIIRFSTSHGYLVYHCEIFNSEIWEWIMLDDIIVVSDDDQVKPSSFLGSATDLGVLIHVAIHLPSYDRHITTLDTNIYGGSWRTISQPNEKLEDAGGWGVEKKLVECEGELGLLYLELVEKWPELWVL